Proteins from a genomic interval of Bradyrhizobium sp. CCGB01:
- a CDS encoding CreA family protein, protein MSSRFPGLSGIRLKGLALFLLALTVPATSAIAADEPDLIFRRSTVFKWMSPNDKLATYGLDDPEVDGVACHFTVPEKGGFKGWLGLAEEVSDISLACRQIGPIKFKSKMEQGDDMFRQRRSLFFKKMQIVRGCDAKRNVLVYMVYSDRLIEGSPKNSTSTVPIMPWGPADANVQKCGEFFTQ, encoded by the coding sequence ATGTCATCTCGTTTCCCCGGTCTTTCCGGCATCCGCTTGAAAGGCCTCGCATTATTCCTCTTGGCTCTGACTGTGCCAGCGACTTCCGCAATTGCCGCCGACGAGCCCGATCTGATCTTCCGCCGCTCGACCGTGTTCAAATGGATGAGCCCGAATGACAAGCTCGCGACCTATGGCCTCGACGACCCTGAAGTCGATGGCGTGGCCTGTCATTTCACGGTGCCGGAGAAGGGCGGCTTCAAGGGCTGGCTCGGCCTTGCCGAGGAGGTCTCGGACATCTCGCTGGCCTGCCGCCAGATCGGCCCGATCAAGTTCAAGAGCAAGATGGAGCAGGGCGACGACATGTTCCGACAGCGCCGCTCGCTGTTCTTCAAGAAGATGCAGATCGTGCGCGGCTGCGACGCCAAGCGCAATGTGCTGGTCTACATGGTCTATTCGGACAGGCTGATCGAGGGCTCGCCGAAGAACTCGACCTCGACGGTGCCGATCATGCCGTGGGGACCGGCTGACGCCAACGTCCAGAAGTGCGGCGAGTTCTTCACTCAGTGA
- a CDS encoding DUF6719 family protein, with translation MLLRRATCLSLLISIALATTAHAVTVGREQDITDLKLGQRVQVDDGTCPAGQVKEVRGAKMTDKGVARTSACVPRYGPKSK, from the coding sequence ATGCTTCTCCGCCGTGCAACCTGCCTCTCGCTCCTGATCTCAATCGCGCTTGCCACGACGGCGCATGCCGTCACGGTCGGCCGCGAGCAGGACATCACTGATCTCAAGCTCGGTCAGCGCGTGCAGGTGGATGACGGAACCTGCCCCGCCGGGCAGGTCAAGGAAGTGCGTGGCGCCAAGATGACCGACAAGGGCGTGGCGCGGACCAGCGCCTGCGTGCCGCGCTACGGTCCGAAATCGAAGTGA
- a CDS encoding PLP-dependent aminotransferase family protein: MQKFPTNSPAPAKAELPLDLTGAHITAGASAAHRLYQALCEMIVSGLVKPGEPLPPSRTLAKQTGFRRNAVVTAYERLIADGFADATVGSGTFVAARIPARAAEPKKPKVVVEAPKRGAFSLGCTHIDERAVQRLRAFVGRRMRAFGPEHLHYGDPRGSRELRAAIADHLLSARGLRCDPDQIMLTSGTLHALRIVLSAILKPNDQVWCEDPGYPAARNTIGHCGYRAVPVPVDEHGMRVAKGRIAAPSARAAYVTPSHQFPLGVQMSMPRRLELLDWAKQAGAFVLEDDYDSEFRYDGAPLMSLAGIDHLQRVIYMGTFAKTLFPGLRIGYCALPERLIADVTAARAALDRFPSTLMEGAVADMLNSGAFAANLKRVRKLYREARDALAETLEAASDGMLSVPVPSQGLHLVARFDPSVDLAVAAQAKRAASAEGWLLADTYSRARPLPGFVLGFSGHAVPKLVASAERLARESRAALRAKGKSARRA; this comes from the coding sequence ATGCAAAAATTTCCGACCAATTCTCCTGCGCCCGCCAAGGCCGAACTGCCGCTCGACCTCACAGGCGCGCACATCACGGCGGGCGCATCGGCGGCGCACCGGCTTTATCAGGCGCTGTGCGAGATGATCGTCTCCGGCCTCGTGAAGCCGGGCGAGCCGCTGCCGCCGTCCCGAACGCTGGCGAAGCAAACGGGCTTCCGCCGCAATGCCGTCGTCACCGCCTATGAACGCCTGATCGCCGACGGCTTTGCCGACGCAACCGTCGGCTCCGGCACCTTCGTCGCCGCGCGGATTCCAGCGCGCGCGGCCGAGCCGAAAAAACCGAAGGTCGTGGTCGAAGCGCCAAAGCGGGGCGCGTTCTCGCTCGGCTGCACCCACATCGACGAGCGCGCGGTGCAGCGCCTTCGCGCATTCGTCGGCCGGCGCATGCGTGCGTTCGGGCCAGAGCATCTGCACTATGGCGATCCCCGCGGCAGCCGCGAGCTGCGTGCCGCCATCGCCGATCATCTGCTGTCGGCGCGCGGCCTGCGCTGCGACCCTGACCAGATCATGCTGACGTCGGGCACGCTGCATGCTCTGCGCATCGTGCTGAGCGCGATCCTGAAGCCCAACGACCAGGTCTGGTGCGAGGATCCCGGCTATCCCGCCGCGCGTAACACCATCGGGCATTGCGGCTATCGCGCCGTGCCGGTTCCCGTCGACGAGCACGGGATGCGTGTCGCCAAGGGCCGCATTGCCGCGCCGTCCGCGCGTGCGGCCTATGTGACGCCATCGCACCAGTTTCCGCTGGGGGTGCAGATGTCGATGCCGCGGCGGCTCGAGCTGCTGGACTGGGCGAAGCAAGCCGGCGCCTTCGTGCTGGAAGACGATTACGACAGCGAGTTCCGCTATGACGGCGCGCCGCTGATGTCGCTTGCCGGCATCGATCACCTGCAGCGCGTGATCTACATGGGCACGTTCGCCAAGACGCTGTTTCCGGGCCTGCGCATCGGCTACTGCGCGCTGCCCGAGCGCCTGATCGCCGACGTCACGGCCGCGCGCGCCGCGCTCGACCGGTTTCCCAGCACGCTGATGGAAGGCGCGGTGGCCGACATGCTCAATTCCGGCGCGTTCGCCGCAAACCTGAAGCGCGTGCGCAAGCTTTATCGCGAGGCACGCGATGCGCTGGCCGAGACGCTGGAGGCAGCGTCCGACGGTATGCTGTCGGTGCCGGTGCCGTCGCAAGGGCTGCACCTCGTCGCCCGGTTCGATCCGTCGGTCGATCTTGCGGTCGCGGCGCAGGCCAAGCGGGCCGCCAGCGCGGAAGGCTGGCTGCTCGCCGACACCTATTCGCGCGCGCGTCCCCTGCCCGGGTTCGTGCTGGGATTTTCCGGCCACGCGGTTCCGAAGCTCGTGGCATCGGCGGAACGCCTCGCGCGGGAATCACGCGCGGCCTTGCGCGCGAAGGGCAAATCGGCCCGGCGGGCGTGA
- a CDS encoding pyridoxamine 5'-phosphate oxidase family protein, with product MSQSESQTSYPTSARNQVKRRHDRGFYDHETVHRILDSSMMCHVSYVIDGQPYCTPTFFWREGTKLYWHGSSASRMLRNQTRGERVCLTVAHLDSLVLARCGFNHSADYRAVMAFGTAYLVTDPDEKERAVIAMVDRFFPDRTASLRASSTQEIKATSFIAMEIEEASAKVRAKGVADDDEDYELPIYAERIPVRTVLGAPEPCPRLLDGVRRPATLNGYSEGRLLEDALRDAYFAEYPNG from the coding sequence GTGAGCCAGAGCGAGAGCCAAACTTCCTATCCGACATCAGCGCGCAACCAGGTGAAGCGCCGTCACGACCGCGGCTTCTACGATCACGAGACCGTTCACCGCATCCTGGATTCCTCGATGATGTGCCATGTCTCCTATGTCATCGACGGCCAGCCTTATTGCACGCCGACCTTCTTCTGGCGCGAGGGGACGAAGCTCTATTGGCACGGCTCGAGCGCCAGCCGCATGCTGCGCAACCAGACCAGGGGCGAGCGCGTGTGCCTGACTGTCGCCCATCTCGACAGCCTCGTGCTGGCGCGCTGCGGCTTCAACCATTCCGCCGACTATCGCGCGGTGATGGCGTTCGGCACCGCCTATCTCGTCACCGATCCCGACGAGAAGGAGCGGGCGGTGATCGCCATGGTCGATCGCTTCTTCCCGGATCGCACCGCGAGCCTGCGGGCGAGCAGCACGCAGGAGATCAAGGCAACCTCGTTCATCGCGATGGAGATCGAGGAGGCCTCGGCCAAGGTCCGCGCCAAGGGTGTGGCCGACGACGACGAGGACTACGAATTGCCGATCTATGCCGAGCGCATTCCGGTCCGCACCGTGCTCGGCGCCCCGGAGCCGTGTCCGCGACTGCTCGACGGCGTGCGCCGGCCTGCGACGCTGAATGGCTACTCCGAAGGCCGTCTGCTCGAAGATGCATTGCGGGATGCCTATTTTGCAGAGTACCCGAACGGCTGA
- a CDS encoding ArgE/DapE family deacylase, which translates to MNAETQRRIVAAVDAGFEAQLATTSDFVAIPSTRGAEGPCQDMIGDLLRARGYEVDDWHINVDDLKDLRGFGPIEHDFSRARSVVGTYRPKTEAGKSLILQGHCDVVPAGPLELWDTPPFSPVVKDGKMFGRGACDMKSGTIAALYALDAIKAAGFKPTARIHFQSVIEEESTGVGALSTLQRGYRADACFIPEPTGGKMVRSQVGVIWFRLRVKGHPTHVAFAGSGANAIMAAYHLIQALQKLEIEWNERAKADRHFKTLNHPINFNPGIIKGGDWASSVPAWCDVDCRIAVLPGWSIADHQKEITACVAAAARNHRFLANNPPEIEWSGFLSEGYELTDAAAPEAAFGKAFNAVYGGEVEDLVFTALTDTRFYGLNHGIPSLCFGASGGEMHGFNEYVDLDSLKKSTKAMALFIAEWCGVEKA; encoded by the coding sequence ATGAATGCCGAAACGCAGCGGAGGATTGTTGCCGCCGTCGATGCCGGCTTCGAAGCCCAGCTTGCGACCACAAGCGACTTCGTCGCGATTCCTTCGACCCGGGGGGCGGAGGGGCCGTGCCAGGACATGATCGGCGACCTCCTGCGCGCGCGCGGCTACGAGGTCGACGACTGGCACATCAATGTCGACGATCTCAAGGATCTGCGCGGCTTTGGTCCGATCGAGCATGATTTCTCCAGGGCACGCTCGGTGGTCGGCACCTATCGCCCGAAGACCGAGGCCGGCAAATCGCTGATCCTCCAGGGGCACTGCGACGTCGTGCCGGCCGGACCGCTGGAATTGTGGGACACGCCGCCATTCTCGCCCGTCGTCAAGGACGGCAAGATGTTCGGTCGCGGGGCCTGCGACATGAAGTCCGGCACGATCGCGGCGCTCTATGCGCTGGATGCGATCAAGGCCGCAGGCTTCAAGCCCACGGCGCGGATCCACTTCCAGTCGGTGATCGAGGAGGAGAGCACCGGCGTCGGCGCGCTCTCGACATTGCAGCGCGGCTATCGTGCGGATGCCTGCTTCATCCCGGAGCCGACCGGCGGCAAGATGGTACGTTCGCAGGTCGGCGTGATCTGGTTTCGCCTACGCGTGAAGGGCCATCCGACCCACGTTGCCTTCGCCGGCTCCGGCGCAAACGCAATCATGGCGGCCTATCATCTGATCCAGGCGCTGCAAAAGCTCGAGATCGAGTGGAACGAGCGCGCCAAGGCCGATCGTCATTTCAAGACGTTGAACCATCCGATCAACTTCAATCCCGGCATCATCAAGGGCGGCGACTGGGCCTCCAGCGTTCCGGCCTGGTGCGACGTCGATTGCCGGATTGCAGTGTTGCCGGGCTGGTCGATCGCCGATCACCAGAAGGAGATCACGGCCTGCGTTGCGGCTGCCGCGCGCAACCACCGCTTCCTCGCCAACAATCCGCCGGAGATCGAATGGTCGGGCTTTTTGTCGGAAGGGTATGAACTGACCGACGCCGCCGCGCCCGAGGCCGCGTTCGGCAAGGCCTTCAACGCCGTCTATGGCGGCGAAGTCGAAGACCTCGTCTTCACCGCGCTCACCGACACCCGCTTCTACGGCCTCAACCACGGCATCCCCAGCCTGTGCTTCGGCGCCAGCGGCGGCGAGATGCATGGCTTCAACGAATATGTCGACCTGGACTCGCTGAAAAAGTCGACCAAGGCGATGGCACTGTTCATCGCGGAATGGTGCGGAGTGGAGAAGGCGTAG
- a CDS encoding alpha/beta hydrolase has protein sequence MRDWDDAYANSAHIPGSDKMPAQWAERAAAYRAGLKDFRADIAYGPGERQRLDLILPDGDSKGLVVFVHGGYWMRFDKSTWTDLAEGARHHGWTVALPSYTLTPAARISDITAEITAAIAKAASLVAGPIRLAGHSAGGHLVTRMLCDDSRLEPAVYNSIAGTLSISGLHDLRPLLKTKMNETLRMTMEEATLESAALHLPRGHSSVTAWVGGGERPEFIRQSDLMANVWTGFDVPTRLVVDPGFNHFTVIDGLKDPSSPITARLIGLD, from the coding sequence ATGCGCGATTGGGATGATGCTTACGCCAATTCGGCCCATATCCCGGGCTCGGACAAGATGCCGGCGCAATGGGCCGAGCGGGCGGCGGCTTACCGCGCTGGGCTGAAAGATTTTCGTGCCGACATTGCCTACGGCCCGGGTGAACGCCAGCGTCTCGACCTGATCCTGCCCGACGGCGACAGCAAGGGCCTCGTCGTGTTCGTGCACGGCGGCTACTGGATGCGCTTCGACAAGTCGACCTGGACGGATTTGGCCGAGGGTGCGCGGCATCACGGCTGGACCGTGGCGTTGCCGAGCTACACGCTGACGCCGGCCGCACGCATCTCCGACATCACCGCCGAAATCACCGCCGCGATCGCCAAGGCGGCCTCGCTCGTCGCTGGGCCAATCCGGCTCGCCGGCCATTCCGCCGGCGGCCATCTCGTCACCCGCATGCTGTGCGACGACAGCCGGCTCGAGCCCGCCGTCTACAACAGCATCGCCGGCACGCTCTCCATCAGCGGCCTGCACGATCTGCGTCCGCTGCTGAAGACCAAGATGAACGAGACGCTGCGCATGACCATGGAGGAGGCGACGCTCGAAAGCGCGGCGCTGCATCTGCCGCGCGGGCATTCGTCCGTGACCGCCTGGGTTGGTGGCGGCGAGCGGCCGGAATTCATCCGCCAGTCCGATCTGATGGCCAATGTCTGGACCGGCTTCGACGTGCCGACGCGCCTCGTCGTCGATCCCGGGTTCAACCATTTCACCGTGATCGACGGACTGAAGGATCCGTCGTCGCCGATCACCGCGCGCCTGATCGGCCTCGACTGA
- the kynA gene encoding tryptophan 2,3-dioxygenase: protein MTSSDYDPTKEGAETDFARRMSYGDYLALDAILGAQHPLSEAHDEMLFIIQHQTTELWMRLAIHELSAARRAIAKDEVQSAMKMLARMSRIFEQLNNAWDVLRTMTPSEYTRFRSQLGQSSGFQSRQYRLIEFLLGNRNHAMLKPHAHDVETTRLLEAELATPSLYDEVLRLADRHGLKMPAAVLARDVRETHSFNEGVLQAWRIVYEAPETHWMLYELAEKLVDFEDYFRRWRFNHVTTVERVIGFKRGTGGTGGVSYLKRMLEVELFPELWRVRTIL, encoded by the coding sequence ATGACGTCCAGCGATTACGACCCCACAAAGGAAGGCGCCGAGACCGATTTCGCCCGACGCATGTCCTACGGCGACTATCTGGCGCTGGATGCGATCCTCGGCGCGCAGCATCCGCTCTCGGAAGCCCATGACGAGATGCTGTTCATCATCCAGCATCAGACCACGGAGCTGTGGATGCGGCTTGCCATCCACGAGCTCAGCGCCGCACGCCGCGCCATCGCCAAAGACGAAGTGCAGTCCGCGATGAAGATGCTGGCGCGGATGTCGCGTATCTTCGAGCAGCTCAACAACGCCTGGGACGTGCTGCGCACCATGACGCCCAGCGAATATACCCGTTTCCGCTCGCAGCTCGGCCAGTCCTCGGGCTTCCAGTCGCGCCAGTACCGGCTGATCGAATTCCTGCTCGGCAACCGCAACCACGCCATGCTCAAGCCGCACGCGCATGATGTGGAAACGACCAGGCTGCTCGAAGCGGAGCTCGCGACACCGAGCCTTTATGACGAGGTGCTGCGGCTCGCTGACCGCCACGGGCTCAAGATGCCGGCCGCGGTGCTCGCCCGCGACGTCCGCGAGACCCACAGCTTCAACGAGGGCGTGCTGCAGGCCTGGCGTATCGTCTACGAGGCGCCGGAGACGCACTGGATGCTCTACGAGCTCGCCGAGAAGCTGGTCGATTTCGAGGACTACTTTAGGCGCTGGCGCTTCAACCACGTCACGACGGTCGAGCGCGTCATCGGCTTCAAGCGTGGCACCGGCGGCACCGGTGGCGTCAGCTATCTCAAGCGCATGCTGGAGGTCGAGCTGTTCCCCGAACTTTGGCGCGTGCGCACGATTCTGTAG
- the kynU gene encoding kynureninase translates to MSTLKAKLRVYDDTRALFQLPDGVVYLDGNSLGALPLGVAERVSHVITAEWGNELIRAWNTAGWYAQPRHVGDRIARLIGAEAGSVMVGDTLSLKVYQALAAALDMNASRKVVLSDTGNFPTDLYMAEGLIATLGRGHQLRLVAPEEIEAALSEEVAVLYITEVDYRTGRRHDMAKLTAKAHALGIVTVWDLAHSAGALPVDLAGCGADFAAGCTYKYINAGPGAPAFLYVAPRHADNVRAALSGWMGHAKPFAFELAYAAAGGVERMRVGTPPVLAMAALEASLDIWDRVEIAEVRARSLALGDLLIAEVERRCPQLKLVTPRAHERRGSQVSFAFDGGYAAMQALIARGLIGDFRAPEIMRFGITPLYIGESEIVRAAEIIEEVIAGEVWRRPEYQVVNAVT, encoded by the coding sequence ATGTCTACTCTCAAGGCCAAGCTTCGCGTCTATGACGACACCCGGGCCCTGTTCCAGCTGCCCGACGGGGTGGTCTATCTCGACGGCAATTCGCTCGGCGCGCTGCCGCTTGGCGTTGCCGAGCGCGTCAGCCACGTCATCACGGCCGAGTGGGGCAACGAGCTGATCCGCGCCTGGAACACCGCGGGCTGGTACGCCCAGCCGCGCCACGTCGGCGATCGCATCGCGCGGCTGATCGGCGCCGAAGCGGGCTCCGTGATGGTGGGCGATACGCTGTCGCTCAAAGTCTATCAGGCGCTCGCCGCCGCGCTCGACATGAACGCATCGCGCAAGGTCGTGCTGTCGGACACTGGAAACTTTCCGACCGATCTCTACATGGCCGAGGGCCTGATCGCGACGCTCGGCCGTGGCCATCAATTGCGCCTGGTGGCACCGGAGGAGATTGAGGCCGCGCTGTCGGAGGAGGTCGCGGTCCTCTACATCACCGAGGTCGACTACCGCACCGGACGGCGCCATGACATGGCGAAGCTGACTGCGAAGGCGCATGCGCTCGGCATCGTCACGGTCTGGGATCTCGCGCATTCGGCCGGCGCGCTCCCGGTCGATCTCGCCGGCTGCGGCGCCGATTTCGCCGCCGGCTGCACCTACAAATACATCAACGCCGGCCCCGGCGCGCCGGCCTTCCTCTACGTCGCGCCGCGCCATGCCGACAACGTGCGCGCCGCGCTGTCGGGGTGGATGGGCCACGCAAAACCGTTTGCGTTCGAGCTTGCCTACGCCGCCGCAGGCGGCGTCGAGCGGATGCGCGTCGGCACCCCGCCGGTGCTCGCCATGGCGGCGCTGGAGGCCTCGCTCGACATCTGGGACCGGGTCGAGATCGCGGAGGTCCGCGCCCGCTCGCTGGCGCTCGGCGACTTGCTGATTGCTGAAGTCGAACGCCGCTGCCCGCAGCTCAAGCTCGTTACCCCGCGCGCGCACGAGCGCCGTGGCTCACAAGTCTCCTTCGCCTTCGACGGCGGCTACGCCGCGATGCAGGCCCTGATCGCCCGCGGCCTCATCGGCGATTTCCGCGCGCCTGAGATCATGCGGTTCGGCATCACGCCGCTCTACATCGGCGAGAGCGAGATCGTGCGGGCGGCGGAGATCATCGAGGAGGTGATCGCAGGCGAGGTATGGCGGCGGCCGGAATATCAGGTCGTCAATGCGGTGACGTGA
- a CDS encoding cobalamin-binding protein, producing the protein MRHFPPRRIVCLTEETVETLYLLGEQDRIVGVSGYAVRPPQVRREKPRVSAFVSADIPKILALEPDLVLAFSDLQAAIAADLVRAGVDVHVFNQRDVAGILAMIRTLGALVGAAEPAEVLAHGLERRLAEIAAAPRPSSRPKVYFEEWDDPLISGIGWVSELIEIAGGEDMFPDLRLRQAAKDRIVSAEAVRKAAPDVILASWCGKKVVPARIKQRDGWSEIPAVRDNRIVEIKSPIILQPGPAALTDGLDAMVQALWGA; encoded by the coding sequence ATGCGCCACTTCCCGCCCCGCCGCATCGTCTGCCTGACCGAAGAGACGGTTGAAACGCTGTACCTGCTCGGCGAGCAGGACCGCATCGTCGGCGTCTCCGGCTATGCCGTCCGCCCGCCGCAGGTGCGGCGGGAGAAGCCGCGGGTGTCAGCCTTCGTGTCGGCAGACATCCCGAAGATCCTGGCGCTGGAACCGGACCTGGTGCTGGCGTTCTCCGATCTTCAGGCCGCTATCGCCGCCGACCTCGTCCGCGCCGGTGTCGATGTCCACGTCTTCAACCAGCGCGACGTCGCCGGAATTCTGGCAATGATCCGCACGCTCGGTGCGCTGGTCGGCGCGGCTGAGCCTGCCGAGGTGCTGGCTCACGGGCTCGAACGGCGCCTCGCAGAGATAGCGGCGGCGCCACGTCCCTCCTCGCGACCAAAAGTCTATTTCGAGGAGTGGGACGATCCGTTGATCTCCGGCATCGGCTGGGTGTCCGAGTTGATCGAGATCGCCGGCGGTGAGGATATGTTTCCGGACCTGCGGCTCCGGCAGGCCGCGAAGGATCGCATCGTCTCGGCTGAGGCGGTGCGCAAGGCCGCGCCCGACGTGATCCTCGCATCATGGTGCGGCAAGAAGGTCGTCCCTGCCCGCATCAAGCAGCGCGATGGCTGGAGCGAGATTCCGGCCGTGCGCGACAATCGTATCGTCGAGATCAAATCGCCGATCATATTGCAGCCGGGGCCAGCCGCGCTGACGGATGGGTTGGATGCGATGGTGCAGGCGCTGTGGGGCGCTTGA
- a CDS encoding PaaI family thioesterase codes for MTPLEKLKAMKMPFAELKGVEFVEAGKDRVVARMTVRPDLCTLHHTIHGGAVMALADSVGAAATVINLPEDAKGTTTLESKTNFIGGAKEGTTVIATATPVHRGRRTQVWSTRLETEDGKLVAVVTQTQLVLV; via the coding sequence ATGACGCCGCTCGAGAAACTTAAAGCGATGAAGATGCCGTTTGCCGAGCTCAAGGGCGTCGAGTTCGTCGAAGCCGGGAAGGATCGCGTGGTGGCGCGCATGACGGTCCGGCCCGACCTCTGCACGCTCCACCACACCATCCACGGCGGCGCGGTGATGGCGCTCGCCGATTCCGTCGGTGCGGCCGCGACCGTGATCAATCTGCCGGAGGATGCCAAGGGCACCACGACGCTGGAGAGCAAGACCAATTTTATCGGTGGGGCGAAGGAGGGAACCACCGTCATCGCCACAGCGACACCGGTCCATCGGGGGCGGCGGACCCAGGTCTGGAGCACCCGGCTGGAGACCGAAGACGGCAAGCTCGTCGCCGTGGTCACTCAGACGCAGCTCGTCCTCGTATGA
- a CDS encoding GNAT family N-acetyltransferase: MVLEDTTRTMSVPGYVRTLSQQEELPLLRDHLLRLDAGSRHDRFNGFLDDSFIERYAARCAEDGTVIVAYIVDGVVRGAAELHPPEDDSLPEVAFSVEASARRQNVGTVLFSRLIAEARWKGYKRLRITTGAENHAMRALARKFGANLQFRHGESTGTIDLAKSPEDELADLAASPFTASRALLSFNSTCWKLISAMYGNRAA, translated from the coding sequence GTGGTACTTGAAGATACGACCCGCACGATGTCCGTTCCGGGCTATGTGCGGACCTTGAGCCAGCAGGAAGAATTGCCGCTTCTGCGCGATCACCTGCTGAGGCTCGACGCCGGAAGCCGGCACGACCGTTTCAACGGGTTTCTCGACGACAGCTTCATCGAGCGTTACGCCGCCCGCTGCGCCGAGGACGGCACCGTGATTGTCGCTTACATCGTCGATGGCGTGGTCCGCGGTGCAGCCGAGCTGCATCCGCCGGAGGACGATTCGCTGCCTGAGGTCGCCTTCAGCGTGGAAGCCTCCGCACGGCGCCAGAACGTCGGCACCGTGTTGTTCAGCCGGCTGATCGCGGAAGCGCGCTGGAAGGGCTACAAGCGCCTGCGCATCACCACCGGCGCCGAGAATCACGCCATGCGGGCGCTCGCCAGGAAGTTCGGGGCGAATCTGCAATTCCGTCATGGCGAATCGACCGGCACCATCGATCTTGCCAAGTCGCCCGAGGACGAGCTCGCCGATCTCGCGGCCTCTCCGTTCACGGCCAGCCGCGCCTTGCTCAGCTTCAACAGCACCTGCTGGAAGCTGATCTCCGCGATGTACGGCAATCGCGCCGCCTGA
- a CDS encoding putative quinol monooxygenase yields MIVVTGSVTVRTETFEEARRLSLEHVHRSRGEPGCISHAVHIDCENPLRLVFFEQWADRAALAAHFAVPASGEFVRTLRSLATGPATLELYDASRLEKL; encoded by the coding sequence ATGATCGTTGTGACCGGCAGCGTAACGGTCCGCACCGAGACGTTCGAGGAAGCACGCCGCCTGAGCCTCGAACATGTTCATCGGTCGCGAGGGGAGCCCGGCTGCATCTCCCATGCCGTGCACATCGACTGCGAGAACCCGCTCAGGCTGGTGTTCTTCGAGCAATGGGCCGACCGCGCCGCGCTCGCCGCCCACTTTGCGGTACCTGCATCCGGCGAATTCGTGCGCACCTTGCGCTCATTGGCCACAGGGCCCGCCACACTCGAGCTTTATGACGCCAGCAGGCTCGAGAAGCTGTGA
- a CDS encoding DUF2161 family putative PD-(D/E)XK-type phosphodiesterase, producing the protein METTLYLPVKRFLEELGFTVKGEIGGCDLVGLSAGDPPVVVIGELKLAFNLELILQAVDRAPAGDEVWIAAKMSVRGKGRESDARYRNLCRRLGFGMLGVTDRGQVEVLVKPPTAAPRREPKVRSRLVAEHQRRQGDPVLGGSTRAPIMTAYRQQALACASALAGGPRRVSELRQRCPDAGKIMLNNVYGWFERAERGIYGLTEAGRAALKRWPQAPVNDTAREASLP; encoded by the coding sequence GTGGAAACCACGCTCTATTTGCCCGTCAAACGCTTCCTCGAAGAGCTCGGCTTCACGGTCAAGGGCGAGATCGGCGGCTGCGATCTCGTGGGCCTTAGCGCCGGCGATCCGCCTGTCGTCGTGATCGGCGAGCTCAAGCTCGCCTTCAATCTCGAGCTGATCCTGCAGGCGGTCGACCGCGCACCCGCCGGCGACGAGGTCTGGATCGCTGCAAAAATGTCCGTGCGCGGCAAGGGGCGCGAGAGCGATGCGCGTTATCGCAATCTCTGCCGCCGCCTCGGCTTCGGTATGCTTGGGGTGACTGACCGCGGCCAGGTCGAGGTGCTGGTGAAGCCGCCGACGGCAGCGCCACGCCGCGAGCCCAAGGTCCGATCGCGCCTGGTCGCCGAACATCAGCGCCGCCAAGGCGATCCCGTGCTCGGTGGCAGCACCCGCGCGCCGATCATGACGGCCTATCGCCAGCAGGCGCTGGCCTGCGCCTCGGCGCTCGCGGGAGGCCCGCGGCGCGTAAGCGAATTGCGCCAACGCTGTCCCGATGCCGGCAAGATCATGCTTAATAATGTGTATGGCTGGTTTGAACGCGCCGAGCGGGGAATTTACGGGCTGACCGAGGCCGGGCGCGCGGCGCTGAAACGCTGGCCGCAGGCGCCGGTGAACGACACCGCCCGCGAGGCATCCCTGCCCTAG